The Longimicrobiaceae bacterium genome segment CGCAGACGGGCATCCCCCAGGTCGTTCGCACGGGGCGGCCCGAGCTGTACCCGGAGGTCACCGACGAGATGCTCCAGGCCGGCGCGCGCGACGCCGGGCACCTGGCCGTCGTGCGGGCGCTGGGGCTGGCGTCGGCCATCGTGGTGCCCCTCGCGTCGGGCGAGCGGGTGCTGGGCGCCATGTCGCTCTTCGCCGCGCAGTCGGGGCGGCGCTACGGGCAGCCGGACCTGGAGATGGCGTCCGAGCTGGGCCGCCGCGCGGGCACCGCGGTCGACAACGCGCGCCTCCACGCCGACGCCCTGCGCGCCCGCGCCGCCGCCGAGGAGGCCGCCGCCGAGGCCGTGGCCGCCAACCGCGCCAAGGCCGAGTTCCTGGCCATGATGAGCCACGAGCTGCGCACCCCGCTAAACGCCATCGGCGGGTACGCGCAGATCATCGAGATGGGCGTGCACGGCCCCGTCACCGACGCGCAGGCCGAGGACCTGGCCCGCATCCAGCGCTCGCAGCACCACCTGCTGTCGCTCATCAACGACGTGCTCAACTTCGCCAAGATCGAGGCCGGGCGCGTGCAGTACCACATCGAGCGCGTTCCGGTGCACGAGCTTCTGGGCAACCTGGAGCCGCTCGTCGCGCCGCAGCTCGCCGCGCGCGAGCTGCGCTACGAGTACGCGGGCGCGGACCCGTCGCTCGCCGTGAGCGCCGACGCGGAGAAGGTGCGGCAGGTGCTGCTCAACCTGCTCTCCAACGCCATCAAGTTCACCGGCGCCGGCGGCACCGTCTCCGTGTCCGTGCGCGCGACGGGCGAGACCGTGGAGGTGCAGGTGCGCGACAGCGGCGCCGGCATTCCCGCGGACAAGCTGGAGACCGTCTTCGAGCCCTTCGTGCAGCTCTCGCGCGGCCTCACCAG includes the following:
- a CDS encoding ATP-binding protein, with the protein product IEEVQVLNEDLHRTNDELHAASRGAEAARAAAEQAERDVRAILASIPDPFVITDAQWRWRYVNEPAAGIFSRAGHDPRGLVGRVMWDEYPDLVGTRYEVEMTRAVREGVPVTFEEFYPKAGTWAEIRCFPLPDGGLATAWRDVTARKRADEARHYLGEASAILASSLDYEATLKALARLVVPRLADWCVVHVVDDDGSLRQIAVGHVDPAKAEWAAEMDRRYPPLPDAQTGIPQVVRTGRPELYPEVTDEMLQAGARDAGHLAVVRALGLASAIVVPLASGERVLGAMSLFAAQSGRRYGQPDLEMASELGRRAGTAVDNARLHADALRARAAAEEAAAEAVAANRAKAEFLAMMSHELRTPLNAIGGYAQIIEMGVHGPVTDAQAEDLARIQRSQHHLLSLINDVLNFAKIEAGRVQYHIERVPVHELLGNLEPLVAPQLAARELRYEYAGADPSLAVSADAEKVRQVLLNLLSNAIKFTGAGGTVSVSVRATGETVEVQVRDSGAGIPADKLETVFEPFVQLSRGLTSNVEGTGLGLSISRDLARSMAGDLSVSSVPGEGSVFTLTLPRATN